Proteins encoded in a region of the Triplophysa dalaica isolate WHDGS20190420 chromosome 10, ASM1584641v1, whole genome shotgun sequence genome:
- the LOC130430675 gene encoding interleukin-3 receptor class 2 subunit beta-like → MESSVLESLECRNDYRSHIRCSWRKNPSLSLSLFHMDPDNCKVAPCVRIPVPSQNAPGQERVFCRYNTSLFAIGFDDVFFFHTPHSPGVSRTYNLTKSNDTKWIFKQVNDILSPSCLSPDCSKTLLTSDPFRQHDHRHTEVDVIHQSANEKVNKIETEGSGMLFDRPTLMFDYELPGPTNLRCVYRGERNVSCSWKLTTDVAQYISYTLSYRTHSSSLGEWCCVDNVEVTNSRGLLRMVGVFSIFEPGVQEVQLTPTPVTRVIHAYKHIQPACPTALCVELSREDWILNWTLPKYRTIRLTSQLEYWSTLTPKDVKTISLPDPVTVFSIPERSLIGSSEYRARVRCSLSMPRRPGQRYAGYPSEWTDLVSWTTQPEPLVPRLVAFVLYFLIATLSVAISVVVFFILVVTQRRLRDWKASLPSPVHSKVSKVRQLPRRDLLTSCRELKDPDISSVQIVGVCPLPSSFDSESAKIEQNQVILHIDDPCVVSTPKPLGGLMRMDLTHCDSAFQPHTFRLSDAVLPCSEGYMQNPATYTDTTQNALQVCHWDTEMNYGYINCIESDLFLSQGKKNNCSLHTQGLNTHGFLPHLPMCPGRFFKSKAF, encoded by the exons AGTTGCTCCCTGTGTTCGTATTCCCGTCCCTTCCCAGAATGCTCCTGGGCAGGAGAGAGTGTTTTGCCGTTATAACACATCGCTGTTTGCCATTGGCTTTGATGATGTGTTTTTCTTCCACACGCCACATTCTCCTGGTGTTTCCAGAACCTACAATCTCACTAAATCCA aTGACACAAAGTGGATTTTTAAGCAGGTGAATGACATATTATCTCCCTCGTGTTTAAGCCCTGATTGTTCGAAAACTCttttgacctctgaccccttCAGACAACATGACCATCGACACACA GAAGTGGACGTCATTCATCAATCAGCAAATGAAAAAGTGAACAAGATTGAAACAGAGGGAAGCGGGATGCTGTTTGACAGACCCACATTGATGTTTGACT atgaGCTTCCTGGTCCCACTAACCTACGCTGTGTGTACCGTGGTGAGAGGAACGTGAGCTGTAGTTGGAAGCTGACGACAGATGTGGCGCAGTACATCAGCTATACGCTTTCATACAGAACACACTCTAGTTCACT GGGTGAGTGGTGCTGTGTTGATAACGTGGAGGTCACGAATTCGAGGGGTCTGTTGAGAATGGTTGGCGTTTTCAGCATTTTTGAACCTGGAGTACAGGAGGTGCAACTTACACCAACACCAGTGACCAGAGTCATCCACGCCTACAAACACA TCCAACCTGCGTGTCCCACGGCTCTATGTGTCGAGCTTAGCAGAGAGGACTGGATCCTTAACTGGACTCTCCCCAAGTACCGCACCATACGTCTTACTTCCCAGCTTGAGTACTGGAGCACATTAACTCCT AAGGATGTGAAGACCATCTCTCTCCCTGATCCAGTGACGGTCTTTTCTATACCAGAACGCTCTCTTATTGGTTCCTCAGAGTACCGGGCTCGGGTCCGATGCAGTTTGAGCATGCCCAGACGTCCGGGACAGCGTTACGCTGGATATCCTTCAGAGTGGACCGACCTTGTCAGCTGGACCACACAACCTG AACCTCTCGTGCCCCGTCTGGTTGCATTTGTCCTGTATTTCCTCATCGCGACCCTCTCAGTAGCCATTTCTGTTGTAGTTTTCTTCATTCTTGTTGTCACGCAGAG AAGGCTGAGAGACTGGAAAGCGTCTCTTCCGTCTCCCGTTCACAGTAAAGTCTCTAAGGTGAGACAG CTTCCGCGGAGAGATCTCCTGACCAGTTGTAGAGAACTAAAGGATCCAGATATCAGCAGCGTTCAGATCGTGGGGGTTTGCCCTCTGCCGTCCTCATT TGACTCGGAAAGCGCCAAAATCGAGCAGAATCAAGTTATTTTGCACATTGATGATCCATGTGTTGTATCTACACCAAAACCTTTGGGGGGTCTTATGAGAATGGACCTCACACATTGTGACAGTGCATTTCAACCTCACACTTTCAGGCTCAGTGACGCAGTTCTACCGTGTTCAGAGGGATACATGCAGAATCCTGCGACCTACACTGACACTACCCAAAATGCTTTGCAGGTTTGCCACTGGGACACTGAAATGAATTACGGGTACATAAACTGTATAGAGTCTGATTTGTTTTTAAGCcaaggaaagaaaaacaactgtTCACTGCATACACAAGGTTTAAACACTCACGGTTTCCTTCCACATCTTCCAATGTGCCCAGGAAGATTCTTTAAATCCAAAGCATTTTAA